The following are encoded together in the Desulfobacterales bacterium genome:
- a CDS encoding type I restriction endonuclease, with protein MAKKMSACFTEENTVEQMVLDTLCEKRTENIIAEPLAPYGPSSLKWRFIAADQLPRQHSDVLVESMVRDALIRLNPEIKAHPDCADEVLYRLRAISLSVQSEGLVRANELLAEWLRGEKSMPFGERGEHRPVRLIDFETLSNNDYVVTSQWVYPVKEGGRRFDIVLLVNGIPLAIGEAKTPVRPAVTWVDGASDIHNGYEQCVPQMFVPNVFSFATEGKCYRYGSVRMSIDIWGPWHEADNKSEGSLADVQRSIRAMLRPEIVLDILQNFTLFATDKKHRRIKIICRYQQYEAANLLVARVVKGYPKKGLIWHFQGSGKSLLMAFAAQKLRMHRNLGNPTVMIVVDRIDLDTQITATFNAADIPNMVGAATRQELKTLLATDTRKIIITTINKFGEADGCLNDRSNIIVMVDEAHRTQEG; from the coding sequence ATGGCAAAAAAAATGAGCGCCTGTTTCACCGAAGAAAATACCGTTGAACAGATGGTTCTCGATACGCTTTGCGAAAAAAGGACCGAAAACATTATTGCAGAGCCTCTGGCACCGTATGGACCGTCATCTCTAAAATGGAGATTTATAGCCGCTGATCAGCTTCCACGCCAGCATTCCGATGTGCTGGTGGAATCCATGGTTCGCGATGCACTGATTCGCCTGAATCCGGAAATCAAGGCCCATCCGGACTGCGCGGATGAGGTGCTTTATCGGCTGCGGGCCATTTCACTGAGCGTGCAGAGCGAAGGGCTGGTGCGGGCCAACGAGCTGCTTGCCGAATGGCTGCGGGGTGAAAAATCCATGCCCTTTGGCGAACGCGGCGAACATAGGCCTGTTCGGCTGATCGATTTTGAGACCTTGAGCAATAACGACTACGTGGTGACCAGTCAGTGGGTCTACCCGGTCAAGGAAGGCGGCCGCCGGTTTGATATTGTGCTTCTGGTCAACGGCATTCCTCTGGCGATCGGCGAAGCCAAGACCCCGGTGCGTCCGGCGGTCACCTGGGTGGACGGAGCCAGCGACATCCACAACGGCTATGAGCAGTGCGTGCCGCAGATGTTTGTGCCCAATGTGTTTTCATTCGCCACTGAGGGCAAGTGCTACCGTTACGGCTCGGTGCGCATGTCCATCGATATCTGGGGGCCCTGGCACGAAGCTGATAACAAGTCCGAAGGCAGTCTGGCCGATGTGCAGCGTTCCATCCGGGCCATGTTGCGCCCGGAGATCGTGCTGGACATCCTTCAGAATTTCACCCTGTTCGCCACTGACAAAAAGCACCGGCGCATCAAGATCATTTGTCGGTATCAGCAGTATGAAGCCGCCAACCTGCTGGTGGCCCGTGTGGTCAAGGGCTATCCGAAAAAGGGCCTGATCTGGCATTTCCAGGGCTCGGGCAAATCCCTTTTGATGGCCTTTGCCGCGCAGAAACTGAGGATGCACCGAAATCTTGGTAACCCAACGGTCATGATCGTAGTGGACCGTATCGACCTGGATACCCAGATCACTGCCACCTTCAACGCCGCCGATATTCCGAACATGGTTGGGGCCGCGACCCGGCAGGAACTGAAAACCCTGCTGGCAACGGATACGCGCAAGATCATCATCACTACCATTAACAAATTCGGGGAAGCGGATGGATGCCTGAACGACCGCTCGAACATCATCGTGATGGTGGACGAGGCGCACCGCACCCAGGAAGG
- a CDS encoding Fic family protein, with product MKFEEFQSGSNKQQYQYKSFQPAPINHGWSWEDPRINVLLEKATRALGELNAFTLIVPDVDLFIRMHMIKEANTSSRIEGTRTEMDEAVLDEESISPERRDDWREVQNYVRAMNTAIDELKELPLSLRLLRDTHEILMSGVRGDRKTPGEFRRSQNWIGGSGLVDAAYIPPHHEDMSDLLTDLEAFWHNENIQVPHLVRCALSHYQFETIHPFLDGNGRIGRLLITLYLVSHGLLSKPSLYLSAHLEKHRGAYYDTLTRVRESNDIGHWVRFFLQAVIETAKSGKQTFQRILALRQELDHEVVKLGRRAENARQLIMYLYGTPTITVNKAMHLLNIKYVPANSLISTLVEMGILQEITGYHRNRNFLFWRYIDIFVDGK from the coding sequence ATGAAATTTGAAGAGTTTCAATCCGGTAGCAACAAGCAGCAGTATCAGTATAAGAGCTTCCAGCCGGCCCCCATCAACCATGGCTGGTCCTGGGAAGATCCGCGCATCAATGTGCTGCTGGAAAAGGCCACCAGGGCTTTGGGCGAACTCAATGCCTTTACCCTGATTGTTCCGGATGTGGATCTGTTCATCCGTATGCACATGATCAAGGAGGCAAATACCTCAAGCCGGATCGAGGGTACCCGAACGGAGATGGACGAGGCCGTACTGGACGAGGAGTCTATTTCTCCGGAACGCCGGGATGACTGGCGAGAGGTGCAAAATTATGTCCGGGCCATGAACACGGCCATTGATGAATTAAAAGAGCTGCCACTTTCTCTGCGGCTCTTACGCGATACCCATGAAATCCTCATGTCCGGCGTCCGTGGGGATCGGAAAACGCCGGGGGAATTTCGGCGCAGTCAGAATTGGATCGGTGGCTCCGGCCTTGTCGACGCAGCCTATATCCCTCCCCACCATGAGGATATGTCGGATCTGCTCACAGACCTGGAAGCTTTCTGGCATAATGAGAATATTCAGGTTCCTCATCTGGTACGCTGCGCGTTGAGTCATTACCAGTTTGAGACAATCCATCCCTTCCTGGACGGCAACGGCCGGATTGGTCGGCTGCTGATTACCCTCTATCTGGTCAGCCACGGGTTGCTCAGCAAGCCGTCCCTTTATCTCTCCGCCCATCTGGAGAAGCATCGAGGGGCCTACTATGACACCTTGACCAGGGTGCGTGAGTCCAATGATATCGGGCATTGGGTCCGGTTCTTTCTTCAGGCGGTGATTGAAACCGCGAAAAGTGGTAAGCAAACCTTTCAGCGGATTCTTGCGCTCCGTCAGGAATTGGATCATGAGGTGGTCAAACTGGGACGCCGAGCGGAAAATGCCCGTCAGCTGATTATGTATCTTTATGGGACACCGACGATTACCGTGAACAAGGCCATGCATTTGTTAAACATTAAGTATGTTCCAGCAAACAGTCTCATTTCCACCTTGGTTGAAATGGGCATCCTCCAGGAAATTACCGGTTACCACCGGAACAGAAATTTTCTTTTCTGGCGGTATATTGATATTTTCGTGGATGGAAAATAA